Genomic DNA from Gossypium hirsutum isolate 1008001.06 chromosome A01, Gossypium_hirsutum_v2.1, whole genome shotgun sequence:
GAATGGCAGTGGAGGGGATTGGACTCATGTTATAGCTGGAACTCACGGTTACATGGCTCCTGGTAAGTTCCTTATTCATGTTTTGTTCTGTTCAATATTATTTGTTCAAACGGTTGATTGAAGCGCCTTACTTAACATCTACTGCTGCATAATTTTCTGGCAGAGTATGCATACACATGCAAGATCAATGAGAAGAGCGATGTTTACAGCTTTGGAGTTGTGTTGATGGAGTTGGTCACAGGAAAAAGGCCGGTTGAACCTGAATTTGGAGAGAACAAGGACATAGTTTATTGGATCTACAATAAACTGAAGACCAAAGAAACATTGGTCGAGGCGGTGGACCCTAAAATCTCAATGGCATCAAAGGAAGATGCCATCAAGGTGTTGAGAATCGCAGTCCACTGCACGGCAAAGATTCCGGCACTTAGACCTAGCATGAGAAAGGTAGTTCAAATGCTGGAGGAGGCTGAACCTTGTAAACTTACTGATATTATTgttcatgaaaaaggtgaaaagtAGCCTCCACTGAGGAATGGAGCAAGAGTGGCAAGAAATGATACAAGATTGATCTTCCATGGAATTTGGAAACCTGAGTGAGCACCAAGCACTGGgaagctgtttttttttttttcagcttattaaatatagCAAAGTTAGTTTGGAGTTTCAAGTTCCGAAATTGCAGCGGATAGCTAGTTTAGCAACAGCAGGTGATAAATCAAAATATGTAGTGTAgaagctttttcttttcttgtaataTATTTGCAGCAGTTTTGTCTCAAGAAAATAATGTAATCAAGGGTGCAGTTATGTATAAAAGAAATGCTATGTTTCTGGGACCAAAtgctagaatggatgatgatgatgtcAGTTCGATTCCCCTGCCTAATgcctagaaaaaaaaagatgtaaTGAAGGGGGCCCAAAGTTCACATGTCGTGGATTCAAACTTCAAACTCAGCCATGAATAATGAAGACACCTCTTCGAATCAAAATGTGAGTTCCATAGATAGCAGTAGCACACAGTTTTGAGTAAagtcaaaattttcctttttccatgcatttatataaaaagaaaagcaTTAAAGTCCATGGCTTTGGATCATTATTCATCTTGTATGGATCTCAACTTCTCTTTCTTCCTTCAGTTTTTAACAATACCACGTCAATAGAATGCTGGAACAACTAGATCATCTTATTATTACAACATAAGAAAGAGGACCACAAATAAAAGATATTTCTTTCTTTGTAGTAAATgaattaagggtaaactacactctCGTagttttatgttttggtcacttaataaaatgattattgaaatatttaaaagtttttatttaagtcattgggttactaatttaaaaaaaaaaaacttgacaaGCGAACTTCAAGCAACGGTTTAATTATCAATATAGTAGATCAGTATCTATTGACAAGTAAAAGCACGTACTTGAGTTCCAAGTCAATCTCATAGTCAATGTTGGGGATCGGAGAAGAAAGATGTTTGGATTTTAGTTTATAGATTTGTGACTTCAAaatgttttttgaaaatttagattttagtttATAGATTTGTGACTTCaaaatgttttatgaaaaaacTAAACTATAAAAGAGATTGAGAATGAGAGCTCTCGATTGTTGTCGATAATGCGAACAGAGAATGGCATAGAACAACGATTTTAATAgtccaataacttaaatgaaaattttcaaatagtttaatgatcattttgcaactttttgaagttaagtgactaagatgtaaacttactaatagttttaTAACCTTGAGATTTGAGTATAGTTTACTCAAGAATTAATACATTTGTAAATGTTAGGGcttataaataattaaggtttATATGTATTGTGTTGTTTtcctttatttaataagtttttattttacaaGTATTAGTTTTGCTTTTGTAGTTTTTAGGAATAGATTTATCGTCATACTTTTTAGTTTGATAGATGTTTGGCTTTTTATTAATTCTTCTCATTAGTTTAATGTTCGAGTTATGATAAAATTAATTGTCAACATATGTTAACAGAATTTGCCCTTCACCTTCAACCATAAGTATGATAAAATTCAAAACAtacttttcaatatttaaaatttatatatataaagtctaattatattttaagtaatatagagattagattttataatttaaacttaatatttaatatttaatttattaaataaaacttaaattattatgaaatagtttaaattttgttttgtttataattttagtATATTTGGATCATTCCACTATATTTCCATCTGTTTTGAGTATCGTTGGCTTGTACTAATCAAAGTAGCTAATACTGCGTGGTGGGTAGTGAAAGACTTAGGGTTtgtttaacattatttttaagaaatgttttaaaaaagtgatgcaaaaaagtaattttaaaaaatttgtttaaaatttaaatgtttaatattatcgtcagaaaatatttttgagaaataaaatgtttattttaaatatgatattataaaataaaaaatatatatttaaataatgtttaaattaattaatattatgatattttaataagaatataaaaaataattttttataattaattgttaatatattttatttaccttTTTTAGAAAGGGGTGCGTGCGAATTGTTTATTTCCCTGCTGCATCTAAACTTCAAATGGGTTTGGCTTTAACCATGTTAATGGTCCAGATTATTGGTTAATAGAGAATTAAAGTCGATGTACCATATGAATCATGAAACGCTATAGTTctataatatgattttaaaattttatttacaagTAATTTGCGGGATCATGCACTCTTTTCTTTCCACCAGACGTCTATTATTGAATTAACCCGACCAATAGTACCCATTTTTGGAACGTCCAATGCAAAAGTCACGAAATGGGTAATTTGCCAAGATCTAGTTTTGTTCAAGTAATAGATTCTCACCGATTGAAAAGATCTTCTGATCAATCCAAAGATCGTTTTGATTCCATTCGTAATGAGGATTCGGAATATGACACATTGATCAATCAAAGAGAGATTCAAcaactaaaaaaaaattgattgttcGGGATCCTTCCTTTTTTCAAACAGAACGAACAAAGCATTTCTCTTCAACGTGTTCATAGAGTTTTGAAAAATCCAAACATCTTGGAGATAGATAGAGAGGTAGGAATTTATCGAACGAATCGCACTTCTTCATATAGTCAGGAGCCCATTAATGAGAAGGAGCTAAGAAAAGCTTGAACCCAATCTAaaagaaaaatctgatttgtcatccTCCTCTAGAAAAGGGATACGGATGACAAGAATCACATTTTCCTCCCATTGGGTCTATATAAAGAAAGGCGTCTGTTAAATCAAAGCTTTAAGATTGGATTGTCCCAATGGAAATATTTAAGCTATTATTATTCTTCGGCTTTCACAGAGCGCCTGAAAGTAAACAATATTTCCTTTGATTGAAACTAAAGAAAACCGAAACGAAAATGGAAATTTCCAATGCGAAATGTCAATATTGCATCATAAAAAAGGAGGTCCATCGATGACCATGGTCCATCCCAGCTTGTCCTCGTTCACACCAGTTTGAATCCCTGTTAGTGTTGCATGCAATTTCTGAGCCAGTGTTTCTGCTCCCAGTTTGTATTCGATCCTGCATTAATATGACCGATAAGaaaaattgataattgtattTAACTGAAACATTTGCAGCCAATCATCCTTTTGACAAATTTGAGCAAATAAATTATTCTAAGATATTATTATCCTTACCTTTTGCCCTGGTAGGTTATACTTGCAACAGACTTCACAATCATAGCTGTTCCTGTGCAAAAGACTTCTTCCGCATCAAACACCTCCTTGATTGGAGTAGCTCGTTCCTCAACCTGATAACCAGAGATCCGGACTCCAGGGTTACTAGGCACGCGAATACATACACATAGTTATTTCTGATGAGTTACCTGGTATCCAAAACCAGATGCAATTTCCATGATGCTTTTTCTTGTGATACCTGGGAGAATTGTCCCATGAGTTGTTGGAGTTGAGATAACATTTCCCTGTATTTGAATACACATATGACTGTTAGTATGCTGATTCTTTTTTAGCAATTTTTCTCATGTCCTTTACTATCCACCCTACAAACTACTCCAACAGTCTCATCAGTTTTACCTTGAGAATGAAGATATTGCAACCAGAACATTCCTCAATGTTGCTTCCAGTCAATGCATCCAGATATAAGAGATCTGAGAACCCTTTAGCTTTTGCTTCAGTTAATGGCTTGTAAATCTGCTTGCACAATCAAAACATAGTCAACAAAACCAACATAACACAATCATGCACCAAAAAGAAATGAAACAGCAAAACCAGTTCTTACGGGCGAGTAATTCGTGACAGCTTTAATGCCTCCGGTACCACCAGGAGTAGCTCTATGGACATTATCTTCAACCATCAAGTTCAGAACACCCTTCAAGAATCAAAGTATTACTTAACTCCCACACATGCTTGACTTTTAATGAAGCATCAGACAGCAGCATACCTTGAGACCATTGCCCACTGGGGAAGCATACACTAAGAACGTGTACTCTGATGATGGTTTCACTTCCAGATTTCGACCAGTTCCCATAAGCAAAGGCCTAATATATAATGATCCTCTCCCATGAGGAGGTACCTGTatcacataaatattattaacttACTATACAAAATCTTTGGCAAGAAGAAGTAATTATTTTCTGGTAGAGTGTAGAGTCTCAAGTTGAATACCCATCTCTTGTTGGCCAGCACAGTCTTTTTGACAGCATCTATGAATTGGTCAACGGTTGGTGATGGCATGCACATTCGATCCGCACCCACCTTCATCCTCAGAGCGTTCTCTTCGGGTCGGAAGAGCAGAATCCCCTCGTCTTCCTTCCTATACGCCTTTAGCCCCTCGAATAACCCCTGTTGCTACCATTTGTTTCATTTCTGATACGGATAACATAAGAGTAGTGATAATGAGTTGTCACCTGGCCATAGTTTAATATTCCAGATGAAGGGCACATCTGAATGTTGCCAAAGCGAATTAAGGTTCCGTTGCAAAACATTTGTTCCTCTTCAGTGAATTTCATAACGTACATATAATCAGTCTTAGTTAGAGCAAATCCAAGTTCATCCCAATTCACATTCGCATATTCTGCCTTCTCCCTGTTGTAACACCAAAGGGTTTATGttcacaaaatcattaaaaaagaaaaacaaattgatGTATATAGGCAAATTTAATCTTACCATTCCACCTGCTCTTGTTTAGATAAAGAAGTCATTagaaatgttaattttgttaGAGGAAAGGAAAATGGGAAGGAGAAACCAAAGTGGGTTTTGTTTACTTACTGTGCAAGTCAAACTTTTAAGATTAAAACAGAAGGAATACGGTTTTAAGTAGTACATGTTCAActtgtgattaattaattaattaatagctTGATAAATCCCACCAGAATATCCCTAAGGTTTAGGTGGGGTGGGGTCTTTTGGGGGGGGGTTGAAAAGGACTACCTACAGGCCTACCTACTCTAAACTACTAATCAAATCccaatttttttgtattttatattggAAATTAAGGAACAATTGACTGCTCGAAGTCGGATttcaaattttatgatttattaaatCTATTATTTCCAAATTTGAGATTTAAGATATTTTAAAGTCAAGcattattttgataattcaaaattaaatatagattttaattaattttaactatttttaacaattttataaatagaaggataatataTTTCAACGCATTCGAGTCCATTTCCCTTACATTGGCAACAATGTctataccaatcgagttaaaactcaatcgactaataattttaattttaaaaaattttaaaatttaattatttaggaGAATTTTGAATATGATCGGATACTTGTTTGGAGAAAAGCATTAGATGAATTGGTTAGAAAAATAAATGGGTTGATTGGACGGTTGAACCAATTGATTAGCAAGCTAGTAGCTTGATTGGATTTTGAAAACcttgattttgaatgaaaaaaatgccTTTTCCAATTTCTTATGAACAATTTAGGATAAAACAGATTGCGTATATTCTTCCAAAGAGTTTTTTTTAATCATGTCGAAAATATAAAAtgtaacttttcatttttatatatttataagtttttaagttaaaatattaaaaaaaaactctcaactttatcatattatttacaGTATAGatattaaaatcatataatttGATTTGTATTTAAATAAGTAGACTTAACTAGGTATAAATTTAAAGTCAATATAAAAtgtaacttttcatttttatatatttataattttttaagttaaaatattagaaaaactctcaactttatcatattatttactgtataaatattaaaatcatataatttGATTTGTATTTAAATAAGTAGACTTAACTAGGTATAAATTTAAAGTCAatgatttataaattaaaattgtgGAACCTATGGTATAAATGAAAatcttgaatatttatattttattaaattaaatgcatGAAGTTTAGTTACTGTTTTCAGAATCAGATTAGTTGGTCAGATCGACTAGATCGAGAACTATCCGTGGTATTGATTTGGAATAAGGGGTTAGACTAGTTGAATCGTGAATCGTTCGAATcaaattgtttttaataatttctgtaACCGAATTGGTCTGACTGATCTAACCGATTGAATTGGAAACCAATGTCCTGATCGATTCGATTTTGGAAACCTTGAACTTCGTTTATGATATGTTACAagcaaacttaattaattattgttttggTTTTGAATGCAGTGTGAAAGAAGGGGGAACAAAGGTTCCCatattattttccattctcttatgtTTTTCCCTCTGTTTTCCCACCTTCACCATCTCTTTTAttgtagtttttctatatttttcatttgctaaaatttcttttatgtttatgaaaaaagaaaaggcaaaagctgaaaccaaaataaaacttatttCACATATTATCACCCCACAATTACAAACCCTTATTGTCCATCATTGCTTTAATGAACCAATTTAGATCTCTCAATGAGCTAATCCACAAGCTCGCCTTATTTGAAAACCTCGCCAATTATGACTTATGACAGTCCACTCTTAACAAAGTTTCCTGAGCCAGTTCCCTTAACCTCCTAACCAACCCCTACGACTACTTTATCTATCTTACCTACAACATTCTCACCCTCTCGAAACTACGTTGTTTCACGGATTTTTGAAACTAGCTCTACACTCTCAATTACTAAAATGACCACCATACAAAACTTACTATCAACTTTACTCAAACCAGTTTGGTTCCATGCTCCTTTTCTCTCTTTAGTTCATCCATGCTTGGCTTCCAATCAAGCTTGTTTGGGAATATCCAAGAaggtttagatcaattttatcatttacttAGCTTTATTcgtcaaaaaataaaagaaaaggaaatgaataacCTACACAATTCTATAAAAGTTAGAATATAAAGAATTCAAattatgtttagatttgattgAGGATATGGTTTTTTATATAGATTAATTAgatccaattttagtttcaaaattaggttatattcaaatctagatttgattaagaatgattgatatttgatttttagtgaaattcaatttaggaatcatatgaaagaaacaaggaCTTAGTTTATTTGATAGACAAATATCATGTTTCTGTAGTGAATTAGTTTATTTGGTAGACAAATATCATGTTTCTGTAGTGAATAAaatgagaagagagaaaaataaatgggaagagagaaaaataaatgggaagaagaaaaggaaaataagaaaacaaattaaatttttcaaaaaaacaaaattatagaggctaatttttcaaatgaaaaatataaaaaaactacgttaaaagaaatagagaagggaggaaaatagaaggagaaaaaaatggaagataaaaaaaaggaaagttcaaagaacataaaagaaaatattgaattgttcaaaacaaaaaaatatagtgaccaattgtataatttaatctcaaattttcatttggaatgatgatttaacgtgtcatgtTAGTGTActgttacaccattaacgacaattaacgctcagtgactaaaatgtaacttaagacaaacaaaagtgactattttgatagtttacccaaaaataaGGAAAAGGCTAGTTgttttataaatgttattatagATTAGAGATGTCCATggatcgggccgggccgggcccaacaaaaatttaggcccgtttgcTAGGCCCGGCTTGAAAAATGGgactaaaattttgcccaagctcggctcaaataaaaatgctaaaactcgggCCCGACCTAGCCtgtccgtattaatttttttatatatatttttaaaaaatataatacatcaaaaatactaaaaatattaaaataaatgtttctcaacaaactgaattaaaaaaatatatgtatacttaaataacactaagataaatgcaacttaacaagcaaatgtgaaatgcctctaaaatagtaacaaaattaacaataaaataatatttatataatgtctaaatattaacaacaaaatagtagcaacataattgtgaaatggtagcaaaatagtgagAAAAAATAACAAGAgaatagcaaaaaaaataaaaacagaaaaaatagtttttttcaaTCATGATCATAAAAGACCATCTCAACCTAGCAAACCAATAGaatcaattaattaatataatattaaattttataacttaccTTATATAGTCGTATTTGCCACCTGCCAGTGCCATACCGTGTCTAAGAGGGCAGCAACGCCTGCTAAAATTACACGTAAAACATCAATTAGAAACGACGAGGTCATTAAAGTTGTCATCCTCCTCCTTTGTTCTTCCATACCAATATTCATTGTGTTGCGATAAATACTCTTATTTTCGGTTCCAACT
This window encodes:
- the LOC107925432 gene encoding branched-chain-amino-acid aminotransferase 6 isoform X8, whose translation is MGSLSKQEQVEWEKAEYANVNWDELGFALTKTDYMYVMKFTEEEQMFCNGTLIRFGNIQMCPSSGILNYGQGLFEGLKAYRKEDEGILLFRPEENALRMKVGADRMCMPSPTVDQFIDAVKKTVLANKRWVPPHGRGSLYIRPLLMGTGRNLEVKPSSEYTFLVYASPVGNGLKGVLNLMVEDNVHRATPGGTGGIKAVTNYSPIYKPLTEAKAKGFSDLLYLDALTGSNIEECSGCNIFILKGNVISTPTTHGTILPGITRKSIMEIASGFGYQVEERATPIKEVFDAEEVFCTGTAMIVKSVASITYQGKRIEYKLGAETLAQKLHATLTGIQTGVNEDKLGWTMVIDGPPFL
- the LOC107925432 gene encoding branched-chain-amino-acid aminotransferase 6 isoform X5, which codes for MGSLSKQEQVECREKAEYANVNWDELGFALTKTDYMYVMKFTEEEQMFCNGTLIRFGNIQMCPSSGILNYGQGLFEGLKAYRKEDEGILLFRPEENALRMKVGADRMCMPSPTVDQFIDAVKKTVLANKRWVPPHGRGSLYIRPLLMGTGRNLEVKPSSEYTFLVYASPVGNGLKGVLNLMVEDNVHRATPGGTGGIKAVTNYSPIYKPLTEAKAKGFSDLLYLDALTGSNIEECSGCNIFILKGNVISTPTTHGTILPGITRKSIMEIASGFGYQVEERATPIKEVFDAEEVFCTGTAMIVKSVASITYQGKRIEYKLGAETLAQKLHATLTGIQTGVNEDKLGWTMVIDGPPFL
- the LOC107925432 gene encoding branched-chain-amino-acid aminotransferase 6 isoform X7, producing the protein MTSLSKQEQVEWEKAEYANVNWDELGFALTKTDYMYVMKFTEEEQMFCNGTLIRFGNIQMCPSSGILNYGQGLFEGLKAYRKEDEGILLFRPEENALRMKVGADRMCMPSPTVDQFIDAVKKTVLANKRWVPPHGRGSLYIRPLLMGTGRNLEVKPSSEYTFLVYASPVGNGLKGVLNLMVEDNVHRATPGGTGGIKAVTNYSPIYKPLTEAKAKGFSDLLYLDALTGSNIEECSGCNIFILKGNVISTPTTHGTILPGITRKSIMEIASGFGYQVEERATPIKEVFDAEEVFCTGTAMIVKSVASITYQGKRIEYKLGAETLAQKLHATLTGIQTGVNEDKLGWTMVIDGPPFL
- the LOC107925432 gene encoding branched-chain-amino-acid aminotransferase 2, chloroplastic isoform X11, encoding MTSLSKQEQVEWEKAEYANVNWDELGFALTKTDYMYVMKFTEEEQMFCNGTLIRFGNIQMCPSSGILNYGQAYRKEDEGILLFRPEENALRMKVGADRMCMPSPTVDQFIDAVKKTVLANKRWVPPHGRGSLYIRPLLMGTGRNLEVKPSSEYTFLVYASPVGNGLKGVLNLMVEDNVHRATPGGTGGIKAVTNYSPIYKPLTEAKAKGFSDLLYLDALTGSNIEECSGCNIFILKGNVISTPTTHGTILPGITRKSIMEIASGFGYQVEERATPIKEVFDAEEVFCTGTAMIVKSVASITYQGKRIEYKLGAETLAQKLHATLTGIQTGVNEDKLGWTMVIDGPPFL
- the LOC107925432 gene encoding branched-chain-amino-acid aminotransferase 6 isoform X6, which gives rise to MTSLSKQEQVECREKAEYANVNWDELGFALTKTDYMYVMKFTEEEQMFCNGTLIRFGNIQMCPSSGILNYGQGLFEGLKAYRKEDEGILLFRPEENALRMKVGADRMCMPSPTVDQFIDAVKKTVLANKRWVPPHGRGSLYIRPLLMGTGRNLEVKPSSEYTFLVYASPVGNGLKGVLNLMVEDNVHRATPGGTGGIKAVTNYSPIYKPLTEAKAKGFSDLLYLDALTGSNIEECSGCNIFILKGNVISTPTTHGTILPGITRKSIMEIASGFGYQVEERATPIKEVFDAEEVFCTGTAMIVKSVASITYQGKRIEYKLGAETLAQKLHATLTGIQTGVNEDKLGWTMVIDGPPFL